In the genome of Methylophaga nitratireducenticrescens, one region contains:
- a CDS encoding NAD(P)H-dependent oxidoreductase subunit E yields MIEQPINAQTTGKKTKLARVTSKGRQVDPKALAEVRKLLGNASRQKDLLIEYLHKIQDFYKYISAHHLVALAYEMKLSRAEVYEVATFYHHFDVIKEGDATPADLTVRVCDSMSCEMAGADDLIASLEKAMGEKVRIQRVPCIGRCDKAPVAVVGMHPVEFADVKKVDELVEQGVTEPETIAPVLFEQYVANGGYSIYQQCMAGQHNVEKVLDMMDDSGLRGLGGAGFPVGRKWRIVRDQPAPRLMAVNIDEGEPGTFKDKYYLDRDPHCFLEGMLIAAWAVDINEIYIYLRDEYAAIRVMLEQELDKLRAHPPVTNLPKIHLRRGAGAYICGEESAMIESIEGKRGMPRLRPPFVAQVGLFGRPTLEHNMESLYWVRDILEKGPECFTDHGRHGRKGLRSFSVSGRVNNPGVHLAPAGITMRELIDEYCGGMLEGHEFYGYFPGGASGGILPASLGDVPLDFDTLQEYGCFIGSAAVIVFSDKDKARDLAVNAMRFFEDESCGQCTPCRVGTAKAVNLMKQSKWDEPLLEELSQVMVDASICGLGQAAPNPLRSVVKYFPEELK; encoded by the coding sequence ATGATCGAGCAACCCATCAATGCTCAAACGACTGGAAAAAAAACCAAGTTGGCACGTGTTACTAGCAAAGGCAGACAGGTCGATCCAAAAGCATTGGCAGAAGTCCGAAAATTACTTGGCAATGCATCGAGACAAAAAGATTTATTGATAGAATATCTGCATAAAATCCAGGATTTTTACAAATATATTTCAGCTCACCATTTGGTTGCTTTGGCTTATGAAATGAAGTTATCACGAGCTGAAGTTTACGAAGTAGCAACTTTTTATCATCACTTTGATGTTATTAAAGAAGGTGATGCAACTCCCGCCGACTTAACAGTCCGCGTTTGTGATTCAATGAGTTGCGAAATGGCAGGAGCTGACGACCTGATAGCTTCTCTTGAAAAAGCGATGGGTGAAAAGGTTCGTATCCAGAGAGTCCCCTGCATCGGTCGTTGTGATAAGGCCCCAGTTGCTGTTGTAGGTATGCATCCGGTGGAATTTGCTGATGTTAAAAAAGTTGATGAGCTGGTTGAGCAGGGTGTTACGGAGCCTGAAACGATCGCCCCGGTTTTGTTTGAACAATATGTGGCAAATGGTGGTTATTCCATCTATCAACAGTGTATGGCAGGCCAGCATAATGTCGAGAAAGTGCTCGACATGATGGATGATTCAGGACTACGTGGTCTGGGCGGTGCGGGGTTCCCGGTTGGACGCAAATGGCGAATTGTTCGTGATCAACCCGCCCCAAGATTAATGGCCGTCAATATCGATGAAGGCGAGCCCGGTACGTTTAAAGACAAATATTATCTGGATCGCGACCCTCATTGTTTTCTTGAAGGCATGCTGATTGCTGCCTGGGCAGTGGATATCAATGAAATTTATATTTATCTTCGTGATGAATATGCCGCTATCCGAGTGATGCTGGAACAGGAACTCGACAAACTTCGTGCACATCCTCCAGTAACCAACCTGCCGAAAATTCACTTACGACGGGGTGCTGGTGCCTATATTTGTGGCGAAGAGTCCGCCATGATTGAATCCATTGAAGGTAAACGAGGCATGCCTCGCTTGCGCCCACCATTTGTTGCTCAAGTGGGTTTATTCGGCCGGCCGACGTTGGAACATAATATGGAATCACTCTATTGGGTTCGCGATATTCTCGAGAAAGGTCCAGAGTGTTTTACCGACCATGGTCGTCACGGTCGTAAAGGCCTGCGTTCATTTTCTGTCAGTGGCCGTGTTAATAATCCGGGCGTGCATCTGGCACCCGCAGGTATCACCATGCGTGAATTGATTGATGAATATTGTGGTGGAATGCTCGAAGGGCATGAGTTTTATGGCTATTTCCCCGGTGGTGCATCAGGTGGAATTTTACCAGCCTCACTGGGTGATGTGCCGTTAGATTTTGATACGTTGCAGGAATATGGCTGTTTTATAGGTTCAGCTGCAGTGATTGTATTTTCTGATAAAGATAAAGCGCGCGATTTGGCTGTCAATGCAATGCGTTTCTTTGAGGACGAGTCCTGTGGCCAATGCACGCCATGTCGTGTTGGTACCGCCAAAGCGGTCAATTTAATGAAACAGTCTAAATGGGACGAACCATTGCTCGAAGAGTTGTCTCAAGTAATGGTAGATGCATCGATTTGTGGTCTGGGGCAGGCTGCTCCAAATCCGCTGCGTAGCGTCGTCAAGTATTTCCCTGAGGAGTTGAAATAA
- the fdh3B gene encoding formate dehydrogenase FDH3 subunit beta yields MARMKFLCDAERCIECNACVTACKNEHEVPWGINRRRVVTIDDGIPGEKSISVACMHCSDAPCQAVCPVDCFYTTADGIVLHDKDICIGCGYCFYACPFGAPQYPQEGAFGARGKMDKCTFCAGGPEEDNSTAEVEKYGRNRLAEGKLPLCAEMCSTKALIAGDGDIVADLFRSRVVRRGGRPDNWGWATAYKD; encoded by the coding sequence ATGGCTCGAATGAAGTTTTTATGTGATGCCGAGCGTTGTATTGAATGCAATGCCTGTGTCACTGCCTGTAAAAATGAACATGAAGTTCCCTGGGGTATTAACCGACGTCGTGTCGTCACCATTGATGATGGGATCCCGGGCGAAAAGTCTATCTCAGTTGCTTGTATGCATTGCAGCGATGCCCCATGCCAGGCCGTCTGTCCTGTCGACTGTTTCTACACCACTGCCGATGGCATCGTACTGCATGACAAGGATATTTGCATCGGTTGTGGATATTGTTTCTACGCCTGTCCATTTGGGGCACCACAATACCCCCAGGAAGGTGCTTTTGGCGCGCGTGGCAAGATGGATAAATGTACTTTTTGTGCTGGTGGACCCGAAGAAGATAATTCTACTGCGGAAGTGGAAAAGTATGGACGTAACCGTTTAGCCGAAGGAAAATTACCGTTGTGTGCCGAAATGTGTTCGACCAAAGCTTTGATCGCTGGTGATGGTGATATTGTTGCTGACTTGTTCCGCAGTCGTGTGGTTCGTCGTGGTGGCCGTCCAGATAACTGGGGTTGGGCAACAGCCTACAAGGATTAA
- a CDS encoding formate dehydrogenase subunit gamma, with amino-acid sequence MSATAAMNNRKKTSLWAMLIIVLAILILPLTGYLYVSMTEQPAVDEQTNPRSDTWRQVRENQKGYSAVKGQETNELIQGAGQNWRQLRNGPIATYGAWLLSGVLVILAAFYLWRGEIKLTHPRTGKTVQRWTLNERRLHWTTATLFILLAITGLSLLYGRFALIPLLGYPGFSAYAIAAKWIHNLLGPVFMVALFTILIKWFKNNLFTKVDIQWFKDFGGMVGNKHPSAGKFNGGEKAWFWTLATAGVALCLSGLVLDFPNFGQEREVIIGAHLIHILTAILLMAFALGHIYIGTLGTEGALEGMTTGQVDIVWAEQHHDLWLKEIEQQQKNSHQ; translated from the coding sequence ATGTCTGCAACTGCTGCTATGAATAATCGTAAAAAAACATCGCTTTGGGCGATGTTGATCATTGTATTGGCAATTCTGATATTGCCGTTAACCGGTTATCTGTATGTCAGTATGACCGAGCAGCCGGCAGTAGATGAGCAGACCAATCCTCGTTCTGATACCTGGCGACAGGTGCGTGAAAATCAAAAAGGTTATAGCGCTGTTAAAGGTCAGGAAACCAATGAACTGATCCAGGGAGCAGGTCAAAACTGGCGTCAGCTGCGCAATGGTCCGATTGCTACGTATGGTGCATGGTTGCTCAGCGGTGTGCTGGTTATTCTTGCTGCATTTTATTTGTGGCGAGGCGAGATCAAATTAACCCATCCCCGTACAGGTAAAACCGTGCAGCGCTGGACTTTGAACGAACGCCGATTACATTGGACGACAGCCACGTTATTTATTCTGCTGGCAATCACTGGGCTTAGCCTTTTGTACGGGCGTTTTGCCTTAATCCCTTTACTTGGTTATCCGGGGTTTTCGGCTTATGCGATAGCGGCCAAATGGATACATAATTTACTTGGTCCAGTGTTTATGGTGGCTTTGTTTACCATCTTGATTAAATGGTTCAAAAATAATTTATTTACCAAAGTTGATATCCAGTGGTTCAAAGATTTTGGTGGCATGGTAGGCAATAAACATCCATCAGCAGGTAAGTTCAATGGTGGAGAAAAAGCCTGGTTCTGGACTTTGGCGACAGCCGGAGTGGCACTGTGTCTTTCAGGTCTGGTACTTGATTTTCCCAATTTTGGACAAGAACGTGAAGTTATTATTGGTGCTCATCTTATTCATATTCTAACGGCGATATTGCTGATGGCCTTTGCATTGGGGCATATCTACATCGGTACCCTTGGCACCGAAGGCGCGTTGGAAGGAATGACGACGGGTCAAGTAGATATCGTCTGGGCTGAACAACATCATGATTTATGGTTAAAAGAAATTGAGCAACAGCAGAAAAATAGCCACCAGTAA
- a CDS encoding formate dehydrogenase subunit alpha, whose amino-acid sequence MKLTKRDPAAIISGLSGVNRRSFLKGSGIAAGGAAFMSLLPSAMIQKAEAVEGQQPTYNEGEITRVRSVCSHCSVGCGVTAEIQNGVWIGQEPSFDHPFNLGSHCAKGASVREHGHGDKRLKYPMKKVDGKWQRVSWEQAIDEIGTQMLKIRETSGPDSVYWLGSAKFNNEQAYLFRKFAAFWGTNNVDHQARICHSTTVAGVANTWGYGAMTNSYNDIHNSKAIFIIGANPAEAHPVSLQHIFRGKERGAPVIVVDPRFSRTAAHADQFIRIRSGSDIPLVWGMLWHIFENGWEDKTFIEQRVYGMEEIRKEVANWSPEEVEKVTGAKESEVYQAAKTMAEHRPGTVIWCMGITQHSIGNSNTRALCILQLALGNMGVSGGGTNIFRGHDNVQGATDFGVVANSLPGYYGLAEGAWQHWARVWKVDLDWLKQKFDQRKYEEINGTAVSPMYSNGIPVSRWIDGVLEDKNNIAQNENLKAMVFWGHAPNSQTRGPEMKVAMEKLDLLVVVDPYPTVSAVMNERTDGVYLLPAATQFETYGSLTSSNRSVQWRFQVIKPLFESLPDHTIMYKFAKKFGFEKELCNQIAVNDEEPLIEDITREYNKGMWAIGYTGQSPERLKLQSENLHTFNTTTLRAEGGPCDGEFYGLPWPCWGTPEIRHPGSHILYDNSTPVAEGGSPFRARFGVERNGVNLLAEGSSTVGAELTDGYPEFTDTMLKELGWWDDLTAEEKAEAEGRNWKTDLSGGIQRVAIKHGCAPYGNAKARAVVWQFPDPVPIHREPLYTNRRDLVEKYPTYEDRRSFYRLPTRYGSIQATDFSKDFPLIMTSGRLVEYEGGGEETRSNPWLAELQQDMFIEVNPVDANNAGIKNGEQVWVDGPEGGSIKVMAMVTERVERGVVFMPFHFGGHFQGKDLVDNYPEGTAPHVRGESCNTVFTYGYDSVTAMQETKVSLCRIRAA is encoded by the coding sequence ATGAAACTGACTAAACGTGATCCGGCAGCTATTATCAGTGGCCTCTCTGGGGTTAATCGTCGCTCTTTTCTGAAAGGTTCCGGTATTGCAGCAGGTGGTGCAGCCTTTATGAGTTTGCTTCCAAGTGCAATGATTCAGAAAGCTGAGGCAGTTGAAGGGCAACAACCAACATACAACGAAGGTGAAATCACACGGGTTCGCAGTGTTTGCAGTCATTGCAGTGTGGGGTGTGGGGTAACTGCTGAGATACAAAATGGTGTCTGGATTGGGCAGGAACCAAGCTTTGACCATCCATTTAATCTTGGTTCGCACTGTGCTAAAGGTGCCTCTGTTCGTGAACATGGCCATGGTGACAAGCGCCTGAAGTATCCAATGAAAAAAGTCGATGGAAAATGGCAGCGAGTGTCATGGGAACAAGCTATCGACGAAATTGGTACACAAATGTTGAAGATCCGCGAAACGTCCGGCCCAGACTCAGTTTACTGGCTGGGGTCTGCGAAATTCAATAATGAACAGGCTTATCTGTTCCGCAAGTTTGCTGCTTTCTGGGGAACAAATAATGTGGATCACCAGGCGCGGATCTGTCATTCCACTACAGTTGCCGGGGTAGCAAATACCTGGGGATACGGTGCAATGACCAACTCCTATAACGACATACATAATTCCAAAGCAATTTTTATTATCGGTGCTAATCCTGCTGAGGCCCATCCGGTTTCTCTGCAGCATATTTTCCGTGGAAAAGAGCGTGGTGCGCCGGTTATTGTCGTTGACCCCCGCTTCAGTCGTACTGCTGCCCATGCTGATCAATTTATTCGTATCCGTAGCGGTTCGGATATTCCATTAGTCTGGGGCATGCTTTGGCATATTTTCGAAAATGGTTGGGAAGATAAAACCTTCATAGAGCAGCGGGTTTACGGAATGGAAGAAATCCGAAAAGAAGTTGCTAACTGGTCACCTGAAGAAGTTGAAAAAGTCACTGGTGCTAAAGAGTCTGAGGTTTATCAGGCTGCTAAAACGATGGCTGAGCATCGACCTGGCACTGTGATCTGGTGTATGGGAATTACTCAGCACTCTATTGGTAACAGCAATACCCGAGCCCTCTGCATCCTGCAATTAGCACTTGGGAACATGGGGGTTTCTGGTGGTGGCACCAATATATTCCGTGGCCACGATAATGTGCAGGGTGCAACCGACTTTGGTGTAGTCGCCAATAGCCTTCCAGGTTACTACGGACTAGCGGAGGGTGCCTGGCAGCATTGGGCCCGTGTCTGGAAAGTAGATCTGGACTGGCTCAAACAAAAATTTGATCAACGTAAATATGAAGAAATAAATGGCACAGCAGTGTCACCTATGTACTCTAATGGTATTCCCGTTTCACGCTGGATTGACGGAGTATTGGAAGATAAAAACAATATTGCTCAGAACGAGAACCTTAAAGCGATGGTGTTCTGGGGACATGCCCCAAACAGTCAAACGCGTGGCCCGGAAATGAAAGTAGCCATGGAAAAACTGGATTTACTGGTCGTCGTTGATCCTTATCCTACCGTTTCAGCAGTCATGAATGAGCGCACCGATGGGGTTTATTTATTACCTGCTGCAACTCAGTTTGAAACCTATGGTTCGCTAACGTCATCAAATCGTTCAGTGCAATGGCGTTTTCAGGTCATTAAGCCACTATTTGAATCACTGCCAGATCACACGATTATGTATAAATTTGCCAAAAAATTTGGCTTTGAAAAAGAATTGTGTAATCAAATTGCAGTGAATGATGAAGAACCATTAATTGAAGATATTACCCGTGAATACAACAAAGGAATGTGGGCGATTGGCTACACTGGCCAGTCACCTGAGCGACTGAAATTACAATCGGAGAATCTGCATACGTTTAACACCACGACTCTTAGAGCAGAAGGTGGTCCCTGTGATGGTGAATTTTATGGTTTGCCCTGGCCATGCTGGGGCACTCCGGAAATTAGGCATCCTGGCAGCCATATTCTGTATGACAATTCTACGCCCGTAGCCGAAGGCGGGAGCCCGTTCCGTGCTCGTTTTGGTGTGGAACGTAATGGTGTCAATCTATTAGCCGAGGGTTCGAGTACCGTTGGTGCTGAACTCACAGATGGATATCCTGAATTTACAGATACGATGCTCAAGGAATTGGGCTGGTGGGATGACCTGACGGCTGAAGAAAAAGCGGAAGCGGAAGGACGTAATTGGAAAACCGATTTGTCAGGGGGAATTCAGCGTGTGGCAATCAAACACGGCTGTGCACCGTATGGTAATGCCAAAGCGCGTGCGGTGGTCTGGCAGTTTCCGGATCCTGTTCCAATACATCGTGAACCTCTTTATACAAACCGTCGTGATTTGGTGGAAAAATACCCTACATATGAAGATCGACGTAGCTTCTATCGTCTACCGACACGCTACGGCTCAATTCAGGCTACTGATTTCAGCAAAGATTTTCCTTTGATTATGACCAGTGGTCGATTAGTGGAATACGAAGGAGGTGGTGAAGAAACCCGCTCCAATCCATGGCTGGCTGAATTACAACAGGATATGTTCATTGAGGTTAACCCTGTCGATGCCAATAATGCCGGTATTAAAAATGGCGAACAGGTATGGGTGGATGGTCCTGAAGGAGGTTCTATCAAAGTAATGGCGATGGTAACTGAACGTGTTGAGCGTGGAGTCGTGTTTATGCCATTCCATTTTGGTGGACATTTTCAAGGTAAGGATTTGGTTGATAACTACCCTGAAGGCACTGCACCACATGTTCGAGGTGAATCTTGTAATACGGTATTCACTTATGGTTATGACTCCGTAACGGCGATGCAGGAAACGAAAGTTTCTCTTTGTCGTATCCGTGCTGCCTGA